A DNA window from Streptomyces sp. B21-083 contains the following coding sequences:
- a CDS encoding ATP-binding protein translates to MSAPSAPQHPVTVRMFRQRLSATPRGARLARHLAVGQLHTWGIPYGSDVSEAVAVIVAELAANAVTHGRVPGRDFELRLTLVTGSVRVEVTDSRSGPRPPGPRDVRAAPPLAESGRGLVLVDAVADRWEVMDRDSPPGKTVRAEVDVPGWLSLVRRRGEDADA, encoded by the coding sequence ATGAGCGCACCTTCGGCCCCTCAACACCCGGTTACCGTACGTATGTTCAGGCAGCGGTTGAGTGCCACTCCGCGCGGCGCCCGCCTCGCCCGGCACCTCGCCGTGGGTCAGCTGCACACCTGGGGCATCCCGTACGGCTCGGACGTCTCCGAGGCCGTCGCGGTGATCGTCGCCGAGCTGGCCGCGAACGCCGTGACCCACGGACGGGTCCCCGGGAGGGACTTCGAGCTGCGGCTCACACTCGTCACGGGGAGCGTGCGCGTCGAGGTCACCGACAGTCGCAGCGGGCCGCGTCCGCCGGGACCGAGGGACGTACGGGCCGCGCCGCCCCTGGCGGAGTCCGGGCGCGGGCTGGTCCTCGTCGACGCGGTGGCGGACCGGTGGGAGGTCATGGACCGGGACTCGCCGCCCGGGAAGACGGTCCGGGCCGAGGTGGACGTACCTGGGTGGCTGTCACTGGTGAGGCGCCGGGGAGAGGATGCGGACGCGTGA
- a CDS encoding helix-turn-helix domain-containing protein: protein MCGRWSKVADSTVGTFGGGEPEVSDSLRTFGAVVQALREHAGLSREEFAELVRFSKHTVASIEQGRRMPDPVFVERAEEVLGNTGALRKAAAHLARQPGLAAWFRQWARLEAVAISLYTYECRMVPGLLQTEAYARQLFVDELPPLADEEIETNWIARAKRQTLLRERPNTAFGFLLEEHLFRRCTGGSDVTRDLIDHVLAITELRNVEVQVMPLVRASHAGLHGPMQLLESPEHKWYAYTEAPESGQLISDAKVISVLQQRYARMRAQALTLEDSVRLLERMRGEL, encoded by the coding sequence ATGTGCGGGAGGTGGTCGAAGGTGGCTGACAGCACGGTGGGGACGTTCGGCGGCGGAGAGCCGGAGGTGTCGGACAGTCTGCGGACGTTCGGGGCGGTGGTCCAGGCGTTGCGCGAGCACGCGGGGCTGAGCCGGGAGGAGTTCGCGGAACTGGTGCGGTTCTCCAAGCACACGGTGGCGTCGATCGAGCAGGGGCGACGGATGCCGGATCCCGTGTTCGTGGAGCGGGCGGAGGAGGTCCTCGGGAACACGGGGGCCTTGCGGAAGGCGGCGGCACATCTGGCCCGCCAACCGGGGCTGGCGGCCTGGTTCAGGCAGTGGGCGCGGCTGGAGGCGGTGGCGATCAGTCTGTACACGTATGAATGCCGCATGGTTCCAGGGCTGCTGCAAACAGAGGCGTACGCACGGCAGTTGTTCGTCGACGAGTTGCCACCGCTGGCAGACGAAGAGATCGAGACCAACTGGATCGCACGAGCCAAGCGACAGACCTTGCTGCGAGAGCGCCCGAACACAGCCTTCGGCTTCCTTCTTGAGGAACACCTGTTTCGGCGGTGCACAGGCGGGAGCGACGTCACACGGGACCTGATCGACCACGTACTCGCAATCACAGAGCTGCGGAACGTAGAAGTCCAGGTCATGCCTTTGGTGCGGGCCTCGCACGCCGGGCTGCACGGGCCCATGCAACTTCTCGAATCCCCGGAACACAAGTGGTACGCCTACACCGAGGCCCCAGAGTCCGGCCAGCTCATCTCCGACGCCAAAGTGATCAGCGTGCTCCAGCAGCGATATGCCAGGATGCGTGCACAGGCTCTCACGCTCGAAGACTCCGTGAGACTGTTGGAGCGGATGCGAGGGGAACTATGA
- a CDS encoding DUF397 domain-containing protein, which yields MSTSGLSWFKSSYSSSGSGDCVEVALDWHKSSYSSGSEGDCIEVATCPGAIHIRDSKDKAGPQLALSPGTWADFVGYAVKV from the coding sequence ATGAGCACCAGTGGTCTGTCCTGGTTCAAGTCGAGTTACAGCAGCAGCGGCTCCGGCGACTGTGTCGAAGTCGCCCTCGACTGGCACAAGTCCAGCTACAGCAGTGGTAGCGAGGGCGACTGCATAGAGGTCGCCACCTGCCCCGGCGCCATCCACATCCGGGACTCCAAGGACAAGGCCGGGCCCCAACTCGCCCTCTCCCCCGGCACTTGGGCCGACTTCGTCGGGTACGCGGTCAAGGTCTGA
- a CDS encoding DUF4360 domain-containing protein: MAGGLLVSGAIAALFAAAIPAQGAGSSFDNPPPDKIVITVATVNGSGCPAGTAAVAVSGDNTAFTVTYSDYLAQVGGNSDPTAFRKNCQLNLKVRVPAGFTYAIASADYRGFAALQRGASAVQKASYYFQGSSATVARTHTYNGPINDNWQATDVTDWAQLVYAPCGVQRNFNINTELRVNAGSSTGTSFMAMDSTDGDINTVYHLAWQPCPTK, from the coding sequence ATGGCTGGTGGTCTGCTTGTGAGCGGCGCGATAGCCGCTCTGTTCGCCGCTGCGATACCCGCCCAGGGTGCCGGGTCGTCCTTCGACAATCCGCCCCCGGACAAGATCGTCATCACCGTCGCCACGGTGAACGGCTCCGGCTGTCCCGCCGGTACGGCCGCGGTGGCCGTCTCCGGCGACAACACCGCCTTCACCGTCACCTACAGCGACTACCTCGCCCAGGTCGGCGGCAACTCCGACCCGACGGCGTTCCGCAAGAACTGCCAGCTCAACCTGAAGGTGCGCGTCCCGGCGGGCTTCACGTACGCCATCGCCAGCGCCGACTACCGGGGCTTCGCCGCTCTCCAGCGGGGCGCGAGTGCCGTCCAGAAGGCCTCGTACTACTTCCAGGGCTCATCGGCCACGGTGGCCCGCACCCACACGTACAACGGCCCGATCAACGACAACTGGCAGGCCACGGACGTCACGGACTGGGCCCAACTGGTCTACGCGCCCTGTGGAGTTCAGCGCAACTTCAACATCAACACGGAGCTGCGGGTGAACGCGGGTTCGTCGACGGGCACCAGCTTCATGGCGATGGACTCGACGGACGGCGACATCAACACGGTCTACCACCTGGCGTGGCAGCCGTGCCCGACGAAGTGA